The sequence TTCAAAATCAAATTGATGATGATGATGTCCGTTTTTCAATCCGGTTCCGAATACCATGAAGGTTGCTTTGCCCCCCTGACTTTGCACCTCATTCATCATATAAGTAACATCCTCTGATGCCTTTAAAGGTAAACCATCATGGATATCGGATATAAATGGACTTTCCTCGCCCATATCCTTTAACCACTGAATCCATTCAGGGTTACATGCTGCTTCAACCGTCTCTCCCACCACATCGATTCCGGTTTCCACCCCATAAAGGTCTCCCGATGCTTGAAGGATCCGCAGGGCTTCTTTCTGCATGTACTGATTGATGGCAGTCGTTTCCCCTCTTGTTTCCATTTCAAGGTGAGCTTCATCGGCAATGATGTTTCTGCCTGCTCCCCCTTGAAGCCTCCCGACATTGACCCTGGTCGCCCCGTCAGAATGGCGCGGGATATTGTAAAGGTGAAGAGTTGCTGCAGCAGCTGCCAATAAAGCATTCTTCCCTTTTTCAGGCTCGAGACCTGCGTGGGCCGCTTTTCCTTTATAAGTGACGTTGATTTTGGAGGAAGCGAGAAATGAATGAGTTGTAGCATACACTCGCCCAAGCTTTGTATCCCGTATGCCGATATGACCGCTTGCAAAATAATCGACATTCTCCAGCCAACCTTTTTTCACCATAGCTTTGGCTCCCCGTCCACCTTCTTCAGCTGGCTGGAAGAGAAGGGTGAACCTTCCAGAAAGCTGATCTATGTAAAGCGAGAGGAAGTTTGCCACACCCAGACCGATAGCAGCGTGACCGTCATGACCACAGGCATGCATGACCCCTTCATATTGTGAACGAAAGCCTTCTCTAGTCGGAAGGTGGTGTTGCGGATCATCCGATTCTTTGATGGGTAGAGCATCGATATCGAATCGGAATGCCATATGAGGACCAGGCTTTCCTGTATCAAATGTGGCAGCCAATCCTGTATGACCGCCTTTCATTTTGTCTATCCAGCTCTTTTCCACGCCTTCCTTTATGGCCCGTTCTTCTTGTTTGGCTAAATATTTTGGTGAGGGAATCCCGATTCGTTCGCTGGAATCCAATGCATCTTTTCCAAGGTGAATCGTGAAGCCAAGGTTGATTAATTCTTTTCCGATTAGATAAGTGGTGACATATTCAGTGAATCCAAGTTCGGGCTTCTGATGAAAGGTTCGTCTGAACGCAGTGAGTGTCGGTGATAGTTCATTGATAAAATGTTCAACAGTTCTCATCTTTCAAGACTCCTTTTTCAAGCTTTTTCAAGGTATCCAGTGCAAGTTGAGCCATCACTTCGACCCCTTTTACTAAAGCACTTTCATTTATTTTAAAACGCGGGTCATGGAGGGGATATTGGGTTTCTGTTTCCTTCACAGATGTTCCCAGCCAGTAGAAGGCACCGGGATATTCTTTAAGAAAACGAGAGAAATCCTCTCCTCCAAGAGACGGGGAAACCACTGGGGTGGAATTTTCTCCAAGAACTTTTTGTGCAGCGCCTCTCACTTCTTCTGCCCATTGTGGTGAATTGACTGTTGCAGGGTACCCATCTAAATAATCAATCGTCATTTGAGCATCGAAACTTTTTCCCACTCCTTCAATGATAGAGTGGAAACGATTCTTCACCATATCTTTCACTTCCGGTTTGAAGGTCCGGATGGTTCCCTCTAAGGATACTTCATCCGCAATGACATTATAGCGGTAACCTCCCTCGATTTTTCCGATGGTGAGGACGGCAGAATCAAGGGGATCCGTATTTCTGCTCACGATCGTTTGAAGCTGGGTAATGAGGTTGTTGGCAATAATGATGGCATCATTCGATTGATGGGGCATGCTCGCATGTCCGCCAGATCCATTAACCGTAATCTTAAAGCGGTCCGAAGCTCCCATGATTTCATGAGGCAGCACGCCGACTTCCCCGACAGGCAGATCCGGCCACACATGCTGTCCGAAAATGACATCAGGCTTATATTCATCAAATAAGCCATCGTCCATCATTTGCCGTGATCCTCCAACAGGAGCATTTTCTTCCGCCGGCTGGAAGACAAGAAGGATCGTTCCTGCCATTTCCGATTTCATCTGATTCAACACTTTCCCTGTACCCACCAGCATGGCGGTATGAGCATCGTGACCGCAGGCATGCATTTTGTTGTGAGTGCCGGATTTGTAAGAAAGGTCATTTTCCTCCTGAATTGGCAGAGCATCGATATCTGCTCTCAGTGCAACCGTGCCTCCTGGCTTTACTCCTTTAATGATGCCAAGCACTCCTGTTTTGGCATAGCCCGTTTTAAAAGGGATACCTGCTTCTGCCAATCTCACCTGAATCGTTTTCGATGTTTCAAACTCCTCACCGCTCATCTCTGGATGCTGATGAAAGTGTCTGCGTAATTCAATAACTTCCTTTTCTACTGATTGGACAAGCTGCTTTAACTTCATGAAAAATCTCCTTTTTCTGTCGAATGATTATTTAAGGAAAAGTTCCTTAATAATACCGTTAATGCATATATTCGATAAAAACTTGGAAAATCCTTTGAGATTGAAAAAAAAGAGGGACGGACCTCCGTTTTTTTGCAGAAGTCCGTCCTTATCACGTTACCCTATTCTGTCCTTGAGTTAGAGGTCCGTCCCTCTTCCCTTTTCCTTTCTCACCCATTACACTATAGGAAAATATGAAAGATAAAGGATGGTTGGATGGATCGTTTTGTTGAAAGGGTCGAACCGTATTTTTTGAGTGAGGACCCATTTGTGCAGAGGTATGCCATTGAAATGTTGGAGGATACTTATTTACCTGGAGGGGATACGTTTTTGACCGGATTGAAGGCCGTTGATCGGGGACCG is a genomic window of Rossellomorea sp. y25 containing:
- a CDS encoding M20 family metallopeptidase, whose translation is MKLKQLVQSVEKEVIELRRHFHQHPEMSGEEFETSKTIQVRLAEAGIPFKTGYAKTGVLGIIKGVKPGGTVALRADIDALPIQEENDLSYKSGTHNKMHACGHDAHTAMLVGTGKVLNQMKSEMAGTILLVFQPAEENAPVGGSRQMMDDGLFDEYKPDVIFGQHVWPDLPVGEVGVLPHEIMGASDRFKITVNGSGGHASMPHQSNDAIIIANNLITQLQTIVSRNTDPLDSAVLTIGKIEGGYRYNVIADEVSLEGTIRTFKPEVKDMVKNRFHSIIEGVGKSFDAQMTIDYLDGYPATVNSPQWAEEVRGAAQKVLGENSTPVVSPSLGGEDFSRFLKEYPGAFYWLGTSVKETETQYPLHDPRFKINESALVKGVEVMAQLALDTLKKLEKGVLKDENC
- a CDS encoding amidohydrolase encodes the protein MRTVEHFINELSPTLTAFRRTFHQKPELGFTEYVTTYLIGKELINLGFTIHLGKDALDSSERIGIPSPKYLAKQEERAIKEGVEKSWIDKMKGGHTGLAATFDTGKPGPHMAFRFDIDALPIKESDDPQHHLPTREGFRSQYEGVMHACGHDGHAAIGLGVANFLSLYIDQLSGRFTLLFQPAEEGGRGAKAMVKKGWLENVDYFASGHIGIRDTKLGRVYATTHSFLASSKINVTYKGKAAHAGLEPEKGKNALLAAAAATLHLYNIPRHSDGATRVNVGRLQGGAGRNIIADEAHLEMETRGETTAINQYMQKEALRILQASGDLYGVETGIDVVGETVEAACNPEWIQWLKDMGEESPFISDIHDGLPLKASEDVTYMMNEVQSQGGKATFMVFGTGLKNGHHHHQFDFEEGVLKVAVDAFARLILKLSHHKEEVTS